The proteins below are encoded in one region of Silene latifolia isolate original U9 population chromosome 2, ASM4854445v1, whole genome shotgun sequence:
- the LOC141642615 gene encoding cysteine-rich receptor-like protein kinase 10: MSPEYVMHGRFSTKSDMYSFGVLVLEIISGKRNTSFYESGYAEDLISYAWKLWDEGKPLTLVDAAIRESCSSQEVMRCVHLDLLCVQESAECRPSIDTVVLSLDSFSVTLPIPGQPAFFSKTGGESGTIIMPLESSENHSIPASVNDVSVSEIEPR; this comes from the exons ATGTCTCCAGAATATGTCATGCATGGGAGATTCTCAACGAAATCAGATATGTACAGCTTTGGAGTGTTGGTCTTAGAGATTATAAGTGGCAAGAGAAATACTTCATTCTATGAATCAGGCTATGCTGAAGATCTCATAAGCTAT GCTTGGAAGCTATGGGATGAAGGTAAGCCCTTGACGTTGGTTGACGCGGCTATACGAGAATCATGCTCGAGCCAAGAAGTGATGAGATGTGTACACCTTGACTTGTTGTGTGTCCAAGAGTCAGCGGAATGTAGGCCATCAATCGACACAGTAGTTTTGTCATTAGATAGCTTCAGTGTCACTCTTCCAATACCAGGACAACCGGCTTTCTTCAGCAAGACTGGAGGAGAGTCTGGTACGATAATTATGCCACTTGAATCGTCGGAGAACCACTCGATACCAGCCTCGGTGAATGATGTTTCAGTGAGTGAAATAGAACCTAGATAG